One Paucibacter aquatile genomic window, GATGTATCGCTGCGTCAAGGCTTACGGTGAAAGCTTTAGTGAGCGTAAGGCATTGGTTTGGGTTGAGGTACTGCTTAGAGACGGTAAGGTTGCAGTCGCCGACTAACCTCATGAGGCCTACCTACTTTCTCAACCGAACCCGTGACGGCATGACATCTTCGGGGCTCATTTCGTTCTGGCCCTGTGGCGTCCTGCCGTCGTGGGCTGGTTAGATCAAACGTTAGGTGTCATGAATGGCAAAAGTTTCAATCGTCTGCCTATTCAGGGGCGCATGCTCTTGGTGTTGTTCGTCTGTATCGCGTGCTACGCGCTCTTGGAGTTGAAGGGCGGGTTTGACTTCTCTTCGCTAGCTGAATCAACCTGCAAGATGCTCGGAATGCGTGATGGGCATCAGGCTGGTAGCAGCGCCTGGGTCGCAGGCAGCTTGCACTGAGGAACAGGCGGCACATGCGCGGGGTCGTAGTCGATGCCCCGCGTCAGCACCGCCCACTGAATGCGGGCGTTCTTGTTGGCCAACGCCAACAGAGCTTTCTGCCACTGGAGTTCTGGCTCGGAACCAAGCCCACCCAGACGCTGAACTGGCGCGCACTTTTGAACTGGCGCATGTCACCGACGGCGGTCACCAAGGCTGAAGCGGTGAGATCGCTTACACCGTGCAACTGCGCGGTACGAGCGGAGGCCTGATCGGCACGCACATGCTGCTTGATCTGTTGGTTACACCAGGCGATTTCATCGTGCAGCCCGCGCCAATGCGCCTGTGCTCGCTGCAATGCCTAGCGCATCACGCCGGGCAGATCGTTGCTGGCGTCTTCCAGCACATCGTTGAGTACACGACGCAAGGCATCAGGGCTTTGCAGGAAGACCAGCCCAAACTCAGCCAGCCAGTGCGTTCGTGCTTGCTTCAACGGCAGCAGCATCAGGCCGGGTAATTTGCTGCTGAATTCTTCCGGCACGTCGCTGGGCACATGTTCCATCCGATCTGCTTACGGCGCCGCGTTTCGACTCGCTTCGCTTCGCAAGAAGCGGGTCGCAAGTTTCCAGACCGTCCTCCACAGTCCAGGTCTCGCATTGCATCGCATCGCACTGAATCGCGTTGCTTCGCATCACCCTTCGTCGCCTTGCCTGGTGTGGGCGCAGGAGCAGGGCTGGTGCGTGGATGCAAATTTTCACAGGATCTAGGAGGCTTCATTCAGTATGGCGGCTTTGATGAACAAGGTGGCGATCGTCACCGGGGCGAGTTCGGGGATTGGGCGCGCGGCGGCGCTGTTGTTCGCGCGAGAAGGGGCGAGGGTGCTGGTGGCGGCGCGGCGAGAGGAGCCGCTTCAAGCCCTGGTCGAGGAGATTGCGAGCGCAGGCGGTCAGGCAGTGGCGATGGCAGGGGATGTGAGTGACGAAGCCGTGGCGCGCGAGCTGGTGGCGCGTGCGTGCGCCCAGTTCGGCGGGCTGGATGTGGCCTTCAACAATGCGGGGATTCTGGGTGAGATGGCGGCGGCGCCGGATTTGCCTCTTTCCGCTTGGGAAGCCACTTTACGGACCAATCTGACGAGCGCGTTTTTGGCGGCCAAGTTCCAACTGCCGGCGCTGGCGGCGCGTGGCGGCGGTTCGCTGATCTTCACATCGAGTTTTGTCGGCCACACCGTGGGCTTTCCAGGCATGTCGGCCTATGCGGCCAGCAAGTCAGGACTGATCGGGCTGACGCAGTGCCTGGCCAGCGAATGGGGAGCACAGGGCATTCGGGTCAACGCCTTGTTGCCGGGCGGCACGGACACGCCCATGGGCCGACATGTGGCCAACACGCCAGAGGCCATGGCCCAGGTGCAGGGCCTGCACGCGCTGCGGCGCCTGGCCCATCCGGACGAGGTGGCCCGTTCGGCGCTGTACTTGGCTTCGGACGCTTCGCGCTTCACCACGGGCACTGCTTTGCTGGTGGACGGGGGCGTGTCGATTCACCGGGGTTGAGAGCGGGGGGATGGAGCGGCATCCGGCCCATGAGAGAGACCGGGGTGGCTGTTTGCGAGGCCCATCTTCAGCCGGCGTGTCTGGCTTTATGCTCGTCGGGGCGACGTGCGCGGCGCGTTCGTCTGGAGGCCACCCTCGATCGTTTTGAGTTTTTGCTTTTTGTTTTTCGGTACCGGGCTCTCGCCGCGCCTACGGATCGCCAGTCATTTTTGCTCTTTCCCTTTCAAGCCCATGCTCTTGCGCATCCATCACGTCGCCATCATTTGCTCGGATTACGCCGTGTCCAAGCGCTTCTATACCGAAGTGCTGGGGCTGCGGGTGCTGGCCGAGCAGTACCGGGCGGAGCGACAGTCTTACAAACTCGATCTGGCGTTGCCGGATGGGGGGCAGATCGAGCTGTTCTCGTTTCCAGGCGCGCCCGCGCGGCCCTCATATCCTGAGGCGCAGGGTTTGCGCCATCTTGCGTTTGAGGTTGAGGATGTGCATGCCTGCTGCGCAGCCTTGCGGGCGCAAGGTGTGGCTGTCGAACCGATCCGTTTGGACGCCCACACGCAGCGGCGTTTCAGCTTCTTTGCGGACCCGGACGGGCTGCCTCTGGAGCTGTATGAGCGCTCGGTCCGGGAGGAAGTGGAGCCGGGCCAGCCCAGCGCCTGAGGGCGCGGATGCTCTGGTGAGCGATGGGAGGGCGGGGCGGCGGGCGCTCAGTCTTCGTGATGTTCGTCACCGCTTGCGGGGCTGGCTGCGCGTGGTTTGCGCACGCCGGGCTTGGCAATCAGTTCGACGTAAAAGCTCTCCGCCTTCTCCGCGGCATAGGCATTGATGCGCTCGGTCAGCGCGCCTGGGTGGATGGACTCGGCCGTGGCGGCGCTGCTGCCGAACTTGCAGTCGAAATCCCAAAAG contains:
- the gloA2 gene encoding SMU1112c/YaeR family gloxylase I-like metalloprotein, giving the protein MLLRIHHVAIICSDYAVSKRFYTEVLGLRVLAEQYRAERQSYKLDLALPDGGQIELFSFPGAPARPSYPEAQGLRHLAFEVEDVHACCAALRAQGVAVEPIRLDAHTQRRFSFFADPDGLPLELYERSVREEVEPGQPSA
- a CDS encoding transposase codes for the protein MRADQASARTAQLHGVSDLTASALVTAVGDMRQFKSARQFSVWVGLVPSQNSSGRKLCWRWPTRTPAFSGRC
- a CDS encoding SDR family oxidoreductase — protein: MAALMNKVAIVTGASSGIGRAAALLFAREGARVLVAARREEPLQALVEEIASAGGQAVAMAGDVSDEAVARELVARACAQFGGLDVAFNNAGILGEMAAAPDLPLSAWEATLRTNLTSAFLAAKFQLPALAARGGGSLIFTSSFVGHTVGFPGMSAYAASKSGLIGLTQCLASEWGAQGIRVNALLPGGTDTPMGRHVANTPEAMAQVQGLHALRRLAHPDEVARSALYLASDASRFTTGTALLVDGGVSIHRG